Sequence from the Diadema setosum chromosome 18, eeDiaSeto1, whole genome shotgun sequence genome:
CTACATCGTTCGAAAGCTCGAAGTGCAAAGTACATCGTGGATATCATATAACAAGTAAACAATGGCAACACGTATAAAGGTATTTCCCCAGACAATGCCTGTAAAAAACACACTAATACGAGTACGCTGCAGTAATCCAAGGATGATTATAACGGAGAGCAGATGAATGCAATTCGACCACAAACCTAATCTAAATAGTATAGATTCTGATGTACCGTCACAGTACTAATCTCGTCATCTTATTCAAATTATCTGTTGTTGAGGAAAGAAAGACATTTTGTCTTTAAAATGAACATTGCAAATATGATTGTAATTGTGATATTACGCATGACTTCACTGATAACATGATTAACTCACATCGTATTCAATGTATTTCACCTACAAGTCGAGGTCGTGGTCTCAGTACGAAGGAAATGTAACGATCACCGATAAGTATTaaaacattgtgtgtgtgtgtgtgtgtgtgtgtgtgtgtaagtaaaGACATAGGTGTATGTTTATTAACAAAATTGCATGTGTACAAGCCTAAGTTTACACACGGAGAGAAAAACCCATGTATAGAAGCCCAGTGCGTGGCATTTTCAATGTTCCGGTGAAGATCCTTCAATAATACTAAAAGTAAAGTTAGCGAGGGAGATGTAAGCTCACTTCGGGACAGGATTTGAATCTTAGAACGATCTGCCGTCAGATCCTTTTATATGCCTGTTTGGAGTACTGAAGCATTTGGAATAGAACATAATGGATCGACTGTTTGCGATTCCACTCAATGTCGAGCCTCCTTTGCTTTTGCCGGTCATTGTGTGGTATTTAGGTCCAAGCTTAAAACGGTCTCCTCTATATCCTAGAGTAAACTCagaaagtttgtgtgtgtgtgtgtgtgtgtgtgtgtgcgtgtgtgaatgTGCGTGGTGACGAGCATGGTTATGTGCGTGTGCGTTCCAGACTATAGAGCGAGCGCCTTTTCGACTTCAAAATATAGGACATTTCAAATTCTTAGAAAAGTGTGACAATGGTATGGCGTCCAGCGGGAGGGCGGGGTAGGCACTCACAAGAAAAcctaaacaaagtaaaaatatgtgaGTTTATGTAGAAATAATAgaagagcacatcagtgaagcttggggaaaatcggacaatttgttcaaaaattatgatttgtttCGGTACCATGGTcgcagcagggaggtgggaagagtctctttccacctccctggtcgcaGAATAGGACGACACCAATAATCTGTGACGTTACAGTATGTAAGATAACtatacaaataaaatacaaaaataattccTCAAATGTCAATTTCTCtctgaaaagtgcacatttcttccaCCTGTTATTGACATTAGATTTTATCTAGGGTACCAGTAATACCACTCCCCCTGCATTTCAAATGAGGCAagccaagtgctctttcattatgtcagaaaaaaaaaattaaacattcgTAACTGTTGaacgattgtccaatttttcttaTACTTCGTTAATATATCTGGTTATCATCGTTGTTCACTCAATCCTCATGCcactttcattctctttctaAGGTAAAAGCTGTGACAGTTGGTGGTGAAAGTGGTTTGATGCTGGTTATGGTGATTGTTTTTTGACTCGGCAAAGATACTGAGATGACACGTAGAGTGGTGGTGAGCTGCATGGGAGTGACATTCTTGTTTTGAATTATTATATATGTCTCTAGTTAAGAAGGCAGTAACTGTATCAAATTACCGTCTGTCGTCTAGCGTCAACTTGTCATGTAGGAATTCTGAAACGAAGCTCGTAAGGAATTCCATGAGGTATCTTTCTTAAGCTTACACTGAGGTACCTTCTCCCCACTCTCTAGAGAAGTAACAAGTTTTTGACAGTTTTCTGCATCTCACCTTCTCCTCAGCATGGCCAGTAATACCATCTTGAAGAAAGCGCCACCGAACTCCGTATCGCCAAGCGCTCCCGTGGGATTATGACCAAAGCCGTTGACGATGATGCACTGCAACCGTCCGACGTCGGCATCGCTCAGCTTCTGGAGGAAAAGATCAAGCATGTCGTCGAAGACAGCTTGTGAGTCGACGAGCCGAACGATTCGGAAGTCGAAACCAGAGAAGGACGGAGACACATTAAGGTTCTCGTACACCTTTTGCCGCGTGTCTTGGACGCTCGACTTTACAAAGACATACAACACGAGGGGCATTGAAGACGAACCCATGATTCTTTAGGccgtttgtttgtcttttgataTAATAAGGAGATGACCAGAATGTTGTGATAACGGCGTCCTTCCGTTTTGCCGCACTGTAAACACAGAGACTTTTGGAACTGTATACCGCACAATGTGTCTGTCTGGTAGGTGTACTGCAAGCAGACACAGCTAAATATGACAACTCTTGGGTGAGAAAAGGAGAAATCACTTAATGCCGTGCTGCATGATGTCCGCTATTCACTCGGGAAGTTCGGCGAAAAGACGACTCAACCAAGCGTGTTATGTCCTTGCTATGAGAATCCTAATACGAAGTCAGTCGTGATTACTGCAATAGAACGACCTCCCAGACTTTATACGAGTCCAAATCAACAGCGCAACCTATTTTGTGTAAACTGAGACTGTGTATACCTCCTCGTTTAGCTGAACACATGCAGTTATCATGAGAGTCTAAGATTTTATCTTTGACATCACTTCCAGTTTTGCTGGGCTCTAAGCGTGACGCCAGTCTCCTCTCGAGTTCAAAGTGTGGAGTGTACTGCTGTTCGACTGTCTTTCGTCACTGTTGACTCTGCTCAGGGAACCAGCGCTTGAGTAACGACGTTAATCCAAACACGTGGTGGCTGCCGACATGCCGTCGTATATAGGTACATTTGTTTCAGATCGCAACCTGGGTAGAGAAACATGTATGGAAAAGAGACGATATTAATATGTTCCAATGGATTCCATGGACATATGCTCCgagacaattgctcccatgaaatatctgcacgctaagccaaacataaattctaacCCTGATCCTAATCCTCACACCAAACTAACCTAAAACCCTTTCAcaaccctagccctaaccctatCCCTTGGAGGAAATGCAatcggagcaattgtcgccgcagcaaaatgtcgtgtcaccgttCTCATGGTAGGTATGACAAAATCCTTAAATGCCATTCTACATGCAGCGCCGTTAGAGAAATATCAATACCGTACATACTTCCAAGATGATGGGCATGACTAAAGATACAGCTCTACCTTGCAAGCAATGATAATCTCTTTTAAAGCATTACTTTGATtacttttcttgagttttttttttatattttttttttagagtaacAGTAATATGCAGCCATCCAAGGCTGTCTGTTTTAATGCTTTTAATTTTGGCTGAACACTGAAAGGGTAATGTAGATGGGAAAAGGCACCTTATGGTCTTTCAGTGATCATTGTCTCCTCTATACGCTGTAGTCTTTCCAGTAAAATAACCGCAATACTTGTATCACCTTTTAAACGGTATTACCCGACCTATTTCACTGTCTGGTGGTAATCACTGTTGGCAGCTATAGGTTCACCAACCCTGTGTAATCAAGGAGTTACCATACGGGTATGATAACTCTCTGGTTCAATCACACAGCGCGGCACAGGGAGCGTAGCAAAACAGTGTTATGTTTCAAAAGAAGATGCTATTATAGGGTCACGTTTGTGTCTTTGACCAATACTTCAGGCTAGATTAATGTAAAAGTATCTGAACCATggtagtttgttgttgttgttgttgttgttgttgttgttctcatTGAGCGAAATATTGAGcgaagagaggaaaaaagatgaaggaggaaaaagtaaataataaaaagaagGAACTATCTAATTTTGATTGGTGATCACCTTGAACTGAATGTAGGTAACTGCTTCCTTTTAACACACAACCCACTCTTGACGTGTAGGGGAGGGCCGCTTTTACAAAGGAGTGCATACcattatcaaaacttcaacaCCTTAAGACAAACGTCTCGGTGTTTTGAAGATCCCAAAGCCTCAAACTGTGCATCAAGTGGAACGgtagcatttttgttttatgtctCAACAGCAAAGTTTAACTTCCGGCACATTCATTCCGGCATGTTTGATTTTGGGGAGCATACCCAACTCATTTTTACGGGCCAGTTATTTCACGGCATTCACAGAAGGTGGGGGGTTATAGGCAAATAGACAGCATTAACAATGGACACGCTTCATCTGTAAAGACGACAATGCATCGACATGGTTTCGGCTGACacgatgtacatgtactgcttCTGGTGTCGAGATTATCGGCATTATTTTCGAGTTCCACTTGTGTGATAGCCTTGGTAAACAAAACGTGTGTTAGTGTGTCAATAGAATTAAACGGGAATCGTTCCGGTTTTCATGCTTAGTTGGTATAAATGAAACTCACATAGAGCAGGTCTAGTTCCCAACCAGTTTGAAATTACGAATGCAGAGAAAATGTCCGGGCTGTCGGATTaaaaatttctttttctttgaatgtACCCATTGAACGGAATAGGAACAAGCAAATAGAAGACGACCTGATCATGTTCTTCACAAATCAGAGTGTTTTCCGTACAGGCATGTGTATTTGCTTTGAGAATGTTTGACATTACGACATATCATTAAATTAGTCAGTTTCAAGTAACTAGTATAATCAACATGATGTGTAGAACAGAGTATAAGTATCAAGCATCGCGTGGGTAAGAATGGCACATTGAATGATTACCTCTACTTAATATTAATTGACTCCCTTTTTTCAGACAGTAAAATAGATCTATTCTATTGCCTATCAGTAACCTTATGTCTCATTCGCTGTCGCACTCCCGTGTTCAATCAAATCCTTTACTTTGCTATCAAATGACTGAAGCCTGTACGTtgaatgatgaatgaaataTGATGTTATTTGAATGCATATGAAACTTAAAACATTGATGATAGTCATTGAAATGACGCTGATAATTGTTACAAAGTGATTGGGAAGAAGTTATTAGTATCATTATGATATTTGGTAATAAGAACAGAAATGTTCAATGGAATATCTAACTAAATTGTTTCCTTCGTGAATATCGGTGGATACCCTATAACATACCCTATATAAAGGTGGAATAGATGAGGAAAATAAAACTTAAAATTTCAGCGTCACTCCCTTAAAACGTCATTATAATCCTTTATGTTTTTATAGCGTAATCAATCTTAGAATTGAACGTTTTCCTCTTGTGATGTCATCGAGACCCAAGTTCACTCCATGGTAGTGAAATGATGTGTAAGGACCCTAATAATGTGAACCTCATGTCGTATTGACTGTAATTTCACACATGCTTCTTTGTTATACCAGTGTCATCTTAAGGTGAAAATTGATTGGAAGAAACATGACTCGCAAAAAAGAACAAGTTTTGGTTTCTTCAACAAACGTTGTGCTATATGTCCATTTCTCACGTGATAATGATCTATAGTCGACATTATACTCGTAACGCGTTACACTATTGAACATACCCCTGACGACATGGACGAGTATTTTATGGTAAAAGATGTTATGAGAGTTGCCTCTTTTTTCCATTGacacaaacacaatcacacGACCAAATGCCCCGCAAGGAAGTGTATTGTTGAATCTGTGCTAATCCTCAACTGAATGGCATTAACGAAGGCATAACTTGCAAAGCAATACCTCACGTCAGAAAAGCCGTACTGCAGAGTTAAAAGGGGACGGCTTGTCACGAGCATGGAGCAGGAAATACATCTATACAGCTTTCTTCAAACCCTGCAATGGGTTTTGTGCATTGTAGTTCGTCATTAAAATTGATacaaatgataattatataatCATCGCACAAGTTCAGAAGGAGATACAATAATGGTTTAAAGAGTATGCTTTGTGCAAACTGTCTCAGggaacgcacatacacacaaaattaaacagacagataaattaataataaaacatacatatacGAACAGTTAAGCAACGGCTATAAATTATATCAGAAATGGTAGAATCCCTTTAAACAACGTTTATTCAAATACCTTTCCTCAAGCGAAGCCTTACGGGAATAAAGCCGCTTTGACCTCTACAAATACTGCCTTTGTACTGAACAAACACAAGCGTACTTTGGTTTGTAGCCTAGCTTAATTCTTCCGAACACCGAGTTAGGAATTATCACGCATGACGGTAAAGAACACTGCTGTCAAATCATTCGCTATGCATACCAGCACAAAATGTTGATCAGCCAGGAGCTGTATGTCAACGGCGTCGAAGGCATGGAATTAAAGTGTATACATTTCACtataaatcattattattttaatttgaaaatagcGGCTGCATCCTGCGCTTTGCGTCATAACTCTTCAGTACACGACAGATAATGATGTTTGCAAGGGATATTTATGTTAACAGTCTAATTGACTAAAATCATAGCTAATGTGACTCTCCTCACAACGGGGTGTGAGAACGAAATATAAGAGagaaacattctttttttgtaacatGACTAAGGATTCAACTTTTGCTCGTAAAAGCTCTTTCATCATACGTTAGTGAAGAAAATACCATTTAACACTGCAAGCGGACATAGGTCTCTCACAACCCGTATTCAAATCAGATTACGAGTAACATAGTGACATATGTCTTTTAAAAGTACAGCCTACCTCACATAAATGGTGCGTACTCCTTAATAGCTTCATGATTGCTGTAAAAGAGGATGTCCCAGCACACGTTCCTACAACCGTTTCAGCACAAAGTTCGATCCAGTATCACAGGGAGTGCGCACGCTGGTTATGTTGGGTACAGGCCGCACCCACATTTCAGACGTGTGAACTTCTGTTACCGTCGAAACTCACTCACTACAACTGTAAACCTGAGTTTTCGCATTATGTTTGGTGCCTCAATACGCACAGCTATACAAAGAATGACACGGCGACCGCAGTAGGACAAAAAAGACTCCTTCAGTGCAGACAAAAAATATTAatataaatgacaaaaatacagGGCAGAAAATGTGtggtgggagagagagaaaaaaaaatgagagagggagagagataatGATCAGGCTATAAGTGTGCaattgaaaatcatacatgcatGAAAGCGTGTGGAATGTCACTGCACCTGAAAATATGCCagttgagagaaagagaagggctGTGGAATTCATATGATTGTCTTCCAACTTATTTCATTGGCTGCATGAacaatgatttttgtttgttttaatttcgtTTGTCGTTGTTATCGGCCCTGAAAAGGAGATTAAAGGCGTTATTTTATAATTACTCTTCATGGATCATTTCCATCTAAATCGATGCTATTTTCCGAGCACATTGAATCTACCCTCTATCTTATGTCGTGTTGGTACCTACCAAAACGTGCACCTGTATCGTTTATCGGGCAATATCAATGAACACAAGATTAACTCTTCAACTTTTATTGGAAGACTCGGGGCTTCAATGGGCCCTACGTCGCTGCTATTTTatcacataacttttttttttagtatattATCATAGATTATGATACTTTTTTATCTGAAAACTCACTCTTTCATATTGGCTTTTCGTCTTCACACTGAGGTCGGATTCCACATCTAAAAAGTACGAACAAGAGGCATGATAGGAACTAGAGGCTACTCATGTTTTTATTTCGGTGGAAAACTTTGAAAGTTATGTAACATCGTGTGGCTCTTGCAGTTTGATAACCacgtctacacacacacacatacacacacacacacacacacatacacacacacacactcatgctGACTTCATTATCGTCCAAAGTTTGTTAACCAATTTAAATAATTATCACGAACAGTCTCTGGCATTGTTTTAAAAGAGGCAGCCATAACTGGTAAAAGTCTCATACTGACCAAAGCAGTTCTATTCACCTGCCATTCATAATGTACATACGATAAGGTTGGTGAAAGATATCTTCAAATAATCTGTAAAAAGCTAATAAAGCTTTTCAAtacgtattcattctttatgaATGAATTGCCTGCCTCAATCATGAGATATCGACTTATTAAGTTTTACTCGAATAAGCGAATGACTAAAATGCTAAATTTAAGAGTCTATGTGTGGGATggtatcatatatatttttctttcttttttttttttgccattcgtGCAGTTGCTGTGAATGGTGTTGCTCTTTTGATGGTTGTTGTTGTCACCCTCGTAAATGAAAAGTTGATATCTTCCCAAAGCACTTCCCTTTTTGAGACCATTGTTGGCAGAGTGCTGGTATTTCCACAGCACAAATACAATGCCATGCCGAAAACTAGCACGAATGACTCCATTGTTTATTCTAGCTCGTCTTCACACAACGATATTATTACACACAACAATCATCAATCATCAAACAGAACTCGTTATAAAGGACATTCAGTCTCAGTGTAGTTTTTActacttgtttgttgttgttgttgttgttgttttttattgtgcaACATCTTGATAAAAATCGAGCACTGAGGTTGGCCTAATTGCTCGACAAGACTCAATAATACTGTGCCACAGTCTGAATACATAATACATTCATCATTGCTCGACACCATTATTTGCTTCTTTTAAAAAGACACTCCATATTGCTCGAAAAGTAAGGTAATGTCAGGTATCTGCAGAAGTCCGATAACTTTTGTTCCAGTTAGAGGTCGAACTTTATCAATGCATGTGTACGTAGACAGGCACATTTACTACACCCCGTAAGTATTCCCGTCAGTCACTGCTTTATTCTTGTAGAGGTAAGCGGTGCGCCCATCAGCCGTTATGCCACATATTACTTTAGGGAGCttcagattttcgcgacgggAACGTTCAGAGGGGAAAAACGGTTCTGAGCATGCACAAAATCGCTTATTAAATTCGCTCTATACCTTGCATCGTCTGAGTTTTCCCTATACGCGTTCTTGACTACTTTcacgtccgctcaattcacgacgcagagaactacttgatgcaccgatcatttatcattttttacaGGTTGCGCCTCCGCGTATTAAATCTAAAGCAAATTtttcaacacgacgcagggagagggaAGAACGTCCAACCCATaactcgtcgtctcaaacgtccgcgccgcAAATCGAGAGCTCCATATTGGCTGGCAAAAGAGCATTGCTAATGCCCGGGTTAATGCAGCACTGGGTAATGATGAGACACTTACACGAGCAAGTTTGTAAAACACTCCGGGTAAGATTAGCTGGTAGAAGATGTATGTACACGTATTCGAAACTCGCTGTTGATTGGTCGACATCTGCTCTATGATACTGACGTCATAGCTGGAGAGACCCCACAGTTTGGTTTCCTGTATTGTCTATTACTCCCCTTGTTAAATAATATCATGAGAGAGCAAAGGAAACAATGCTGTATTCATTTAAtattacatttatttcattcttcttcttcttctttgttgcgtttcactttgtttctttgtatgaTTTCTACTCAGTCTGGTTACACTATTTTTCCCTGTCCCTCTTTAATAGTTCATAAAGCATATTATGAGCGAAACCGAATTCTGGTTTACAGTCATTAAAGACTCAGGTGAGCTATATAACACATACAGAAAAGGACCGACTGAATTCAAAGTAGCTCTATATTCTTTGACTGTTCATCTCAATATCGGCAGTGGATATTaaggcacacacatacaacacattaACTTTCAATCTGTTCATGGCATAAGTTCAACTAGTACATCATTAAAAGATGAAATAACGAGACGGAAAGATAGTTTGGTGTCAGCACTCCAATggcactttgaaaaaaaaaaagatgtacacTCATACAATGTCAATCTGGATTTTGAGTACTGTAAGCCATCAACATGATAAAGGTAATGACGGAGGTAAGATGAATGTTTGATAGGAAATGGCAATCTAGGTAACATATTTCCTTTGTTGTAATTGATTatgattgtgattatgattgtgatgcattatgattattatggtTATGATGCATTAAGATGTATTTTGACGATTATGATGTCCGAGAAAAGAATTATATTGGCCGTTTTCGCTTAGTCCTTATCACAATAACGTTATTCATTTACCTCCATAATGCTTGACGGAAATATTATGTTGTGGCAAGAATACTGCGCACAGAAAAAAGTTAACAGATATCAACTGATGATAATATTGTAACTTTGTGCAGTGACAACCGTCACAATCCACAgaagaatttcatttcattttgcatcTTTCATTCTTAATCATTTTAGGATATCAATTAAATTTGAAATCTACTCGTATTTGCGAGAAAgattaaaattgattatactcACAATAATTCGCGGATGTTTACACTGTTATCTGATTCACACACAGATAAACACACACTTTCAGTCCATCATGGGAATAACTTAAGTACTAGTTACATATGTTCACTTTCCAGCATAAACACTGCTCATTTAActttcaggtgtgagtttcttcagtttgtctccctctacaaattaaatttgttaagatcgcaactgctgatttgtagattaatttacagatcagcgtttgcgatcttaacaaatttaatttgtagagggagacaaactgaagaaactcgcacctgaaccttcacccctctgaataacatccttctttcatttatcatttAACTTTATTGAACACATGTTCAGTGACTACAAATATCCAATAATGAAGCACTGGACTGCAAAGTCCAACGTTTTGATGGCAAGATCA
This genomic interval carries:
- the LOC140242141 gene encoding uncharacterized protein; amino-acid sequence: MGSSSMPLVLYVFVKSSVQDTRQKVYENLNVSPSFSGFDFRIVRLVDSQAVFDDMLDLFLQKLSDADVGRLQCIIVNGFGHNPTGALGDTEFGGAFFKMVLLAMLRRRANSTQRVAVVCAQSYSHTFTQQADSVPASSSVFQFIPLTTSYQPYQVKADSMPKPAGVSFDVQKLVSHVLQPPNGNVFQRHNEAMHGVSSIVRSDRF